GCCGAGGCGATCGGTAAGGCTCACCGTCTCGCCATTCGGGAGGACGGCGGTGAAATCGGCGATGGTGGCCGGACTTGGCTTCACGCCCGCGTCCATCACGCCAGCGGAAAGTCGGCGCGGCGCGACAACCTGCGAATCTCGCCGATGCGCATGGTGTGGTCGCCGTCCTTCTGGATGGCGTAATCGTCCTGGCGGTCTTCCGGCATTCCAAGGACGAAACGGATCAGTTCAGCCACCGTGCCGCGCCGGATGGTCTTGAACCGGTGGAACAGGCCGCCGCCATCCTCGCACTTGTGAAGCTCGGCGGAATCTTCCCAGCCGAAACCCTTTGCGGGCCCCGTGCCGGTGCTTGCCTGAATGGTGGAGGGGGTGTCGCTCATGGGCGCTGACCTTCTTTTCTGTTCAAACTGACACACTCGATGTGGGAACAGAAAATCCCGAGTTCAACGCTGGTTCCTCCACAATACTGCGTAGCGCTTTATGTCAGCACACCGTCATGCAAGCGGACCACGCGGTCCATTGCTGCGGCCAGCCGTTCGTTGTGGGTGGCGACAAGCGCAGCGCTGCCCTCGCCCCGCACCAGCGCGAGGAACTGGGCGAAGACCTTGTCGGCGGTCGCTTCGTCGAGGTTGCCGGTAGGTTCGTCCGCCAGCACCAGATGCGGGCGGTTAGCCAAGGCGCGCGCCACCGCGACGCGCTGCTGTTCGCCGCCGGACAGCTTGCTGGGACGGTGCTCCAGACGCTCTCCCAGGCCCAGCGCGGTGAGCAGTTCGCGTGCGCGTTCGTCGCACTCGGGCCGGGGCTTGCCGGTGATGAGCTGCGGCAACACGACATTCTCGATCGCGTTGAAATCGGGCAGCAGGTGGTGGAACTGGTAGACGAAGCCGATGTGATCGCGGCGCACGGCAGCGCGCTGGTCCTTGCCCAGCTTGCTGGCGTCGATGCCGGCAATCTCGATCCTGCCGCCGAAGCCGCCTTCCAGCAGGCCGATCGCCTGCAGCATGGTCGACTTGCCCGAGCCGGAGGGGCCTAGCAGGCCGACGATCTCGCCGGGGCGCACCGTCAGGTCGACGCCGCGCAGCACGTCGATGCGCACCCCGCCCTGCTCGAAGCTGCGGGTGACGTCGGTGAGGCGCACGACCGGCGCGGAAGTCGAAGCGGGGATGGTTTCACTCATAACGCAGCACCTGCACGGGATCGGTGCTCGCCGCCCTGTAGGCCGGGTAGAGCGTGGCAAGGAAGCTGAACACCAGCGCCATACCGCAGATCGAGACGATCTCGACAGGGTCGGAGCGCGAGGGCAGCTCGGTCAGGAAGCGGATCGAGGGGTCCCACAGGTTCTGGCCCGTGACGATCTCGACCAAATGCACGATGGGCTGGCGGAAATAGAGGAACACGAAGCCCAGCCCCAGCCCCAGCACCGTGCCCATCGCGCCGATGCAGAAGCCGGCGGTGACGAACACCTTGAGCAGCGAGCGCCGCGTGGCCCCCATCGTGCGCAGGATCGCGATATCGCGCGTCTTGGCGCGCACCAGCATGATGAGCGAGGACAGGATATTGAACACCGCCACCAGCACGATGATCGAAAGCACCACGAACATCGCGACCCGCTCCACCGCCAGCGCCTCGAACAGCGATGCGTTGATGGTCTTCCAGTCGGTGACAACGGCTCGGCCCTGTAGCTGGCGCGTCAGGGGGCCGAGGATCGTGCCGACATTGTCGGGATCGTTGGTGGTGACCTCGATAGTGCCAATCGAGTCCCCGGTCAGCAGCAGGGTCTGCGCGTCCTTCATCGGCATCACGACGAAGGCGTTGTCGTAATCATAGATGCCGATCTCGAAAATCGCGGACACGCGGTAAGCGATCTGGCGCGGCACCGTTCCGAAAGGCGTGGAACGCCCCTGCGGATTGATAATGGTGATCACGTCGCCGACTTGGGCACCAAGGTTCTGGGCCAGCTGCTTGCCGATGGCCACATTATCGCCGCCAGGCTTGAGTTCGGCCAGAGACCCGGCCTTCACCTTGTCTTGGATGCGTTCGATGTCCTCAACGGTGTTGCCGCGTACCAGGATCGCCTCGACCCGGCCGTTGAAGCTGGCGAGTAGCGGCTGCTCGATCAAAGGCGAGGCTCTGACCACGCCCTTGGTGGCGCGCACATCCTTGAGCACGCCTTCCCAGTTATCAAGCCGGCCACCGTAAGCCTGGATGATGGCATGGCCGTTGAGATTGACGATCTTGTCGAACAGTTCCGCGCGGAAACCGTTCATCACGCTCATGACGATCACCAGCGCGGCGACGCCCAGCGCCACCGCGACAAGGCTTATGCCGGCGACCAGCGCAATGAAGCGCTCGCCCTTGCCAGGCAGCATGTAGCGCTTGGCGATGGTCCATTCGAAAGGGGATAGGATCAAGAGCGCGGGGTCCGTCTGTGATCGGTAAAGGGGTATGGCGGCATTAGGATGATGGATGCGCGCTGGCAAGCTGTGGGCGGGCAAATGGTTCCCGGCGAAACGCAGGAAAGACGCCGTAATGACTGCAAAGACTGCTTGATCTCGGGTTCGCCCGGGTGCCAGATACAGCGATGCATTCCCATACTCGCGCATTGATCGCCGCCGCCACCTTCGCTTTCATCACCGGCAGGAAGGTTGCAGGTCTCTACGATCACACGGCCAAACAGGATCTGCTTATCGCCGCGGAATTCAGGGGCAAGCAGTTGCAGGGCTTCGACGGCGACCGCGGCGTGAAGTTCGGGGGCACCCTTCCCGAACTGCACGACGACGGCGACCAAACTTTCGTGTCCTTCGAGAGCGATGGCAGCACCGTCAAAGGATACGACCGGGGTTCGTCGGGCTTCTATGAGGCGCAGGTGACGGACGGCCTCGTGCAGGTCTACGATCACGGCGCGGCCGCGTGGTTCGCCTATGACGTCCAGGATGCAGAATCGGCCAGCAGCTATCATCGCGGTACGGCGGAAAGCCGCTAGACAAAGCCACCCGGCTGTCATCACGGCGTCATGTATAAGGCCCTGGAAAGCCCCAGTTCGTGCGGCGCACTGCAAGCCTTGCCCCTTCCCCCTTGCTTTTGCCGACAATCACAGCCAAATGCGCGGACGTTTTGACGCGCCAGCGGGCTGGACATACATCCATGAACATTACTCATCCCTTTCTCGATTCGGACGGGGACAAGCTGCGCGAAGAGTGCGGCATCTTCGGTGTTATCGGTGCCAGGGAAGCCGCTGCGATCACTGCGGCAGGTCTCCATTCCCTTCAGCATCGCGGCCAGGAGGCGGTGGGCATCACCAGCTTCTCAGGGAACGAGTTCCACTCGCACCGGGGCATCGGCCACGTGGCGCAGGTGTTCACCCAGAAGGAACTGGACACCCTGCCCGGCAACATGGCCTCGGGCCACGTTCGCTACGCCACGACCGGCGGATCGGGCCTGCGCAACGTCCAGCCGCTGTTCGCCGACCTTGCCGCGGGCGGCTTCGCCATCGCGCATAACGGCAATATTTCCAACGCGATGACGCTGAAGCATGACCTCGTGTCCAAGGGGTCGATCTTCCAGTCGACGTCCGACACCGAAGTCATCATTCACCTCGTCGCGACCAGCCGCTACCCCACCCTGCTCGACCGCTTCGTCGATGCGCTGCGCATGGTGGAGGGCGCCTACTCGCTGATCTGCATGACCCCGGAAGGCATGATCGCCTGCCGCGATCCGCTGGGCATCCGCCCGCTGGTGATGGGCCGCATCGGCGACGCCACCGTATTCGCCTCCGAAACCGTCGCGTTCGACATCGTCGGCGCCGAGTTCATCCGCTCGATAGAGCCGGGCGAACTCGTCCAGGTCGATCACAAGGGCACGATCTCCAGCCACCGCCCCTTCGGCGATCCGGCCCCGCGCCCCTGCATCTTCGAACACGTCTACTTCTCGCGCCCCGATTCGGTGATGGACGGCCTTTCGGTCTATCAAGTCCGCAAGCAGATCGGCGTCGAGCTGGCCAAGGAAGCCTTCGCGGAAGCCGACGTGGTCATCCCGGTGCCCGACAGCGGCGTTCCCGCTGCCATCGGCTATGCGCAGGAATCGGGCATTCCGTTCGAACTGGGCATCATCCGCTCGCACTACGTAGGCCGCACCTTCATCCAGCCGGGTGACGCTGCCCGCCATGCCGACGTGAAGCGCAAGCACAACGCCAACCGCGCCGTCGTGGAAGGCAAGCGGATCGTCCTGATCGACGATTCGATCGTGCGCGGCACCACCTCGAAGAAGATCGTCGAGATGATGCGCGATGCCGGCGCGGCCGAAGTGCACATGCGCATCGCCAGCCCGCCGACCGAGCATTCTTGCTTCTATGGCGTCGACACGCCCGAGCGTTCGAAGCTGCTGGCCGCCACGATGGACACGGCCGCCATGGCCGATTTCATCAAGGCCGACAGCCTCGCCTTCGTCTCGATCGACGGTCTGTACCGCGCGGTCGGCGAGGAAAAGCGCGCCACCAAGTGCCCGCAGTTCTGCGATGCCTGCTTCACCGGCGAATACCCGACCAAGCTGACCGACTTCACCGACCGTTTCCCTGCGGAGCTAAACGCAGCGTGAGCGAAAAGGCATTCGAGGGACAGGTCGCGCTGGTAACCGGCGCCAGCCGGGGCATCGGCGCCGCCACCGCCGCCGCGCTCGCTGCGCAGGGCGCGCACGTCGTGCTGACCGGGCGCGACACCAAGGCGCTCGAAGCGGTCGAGGATGCGATCTTCCAGGCCGGCGGTTCGGCCACGATCGCGCCGGTCGACCTGGTCGAGCCGGACGGCATCGCCCGCCTTGCCACGGCGCTGTCGCAGCGCTGGGGCAAGCTCGACATCATGGTCATCAACGCCGCGATCCTGCCCGAGCTGACCAGCGTGGCGGACATCGACCAGCGCGCCTTCAACAAGGCGCTGACCACCAATGTCCTCGCCACCCAGGCGCTGTTCGCCAATTTCGACCCGCTGCTGAAAAAAAGCGGCAACGCCCGCGTCATTGGCATGACCACCACGGTCGCGCAGGCGCCGCGTGCCTATTGGGGCGCTTACGGCGCGACCAAGGCCGCCTTCGAGGTTCTGCTGGACTGCTACGCGCAGGAAACCGCCAAGGTTTCGAAGATCCGCGTCGCCATCGTTAACCCCGGCGCCACCCGCACCGCCATGCGCGCGCGGGCTTATCCGGGCGAGGCACCGGCCTCGGTAAAGCCCCCAGAAGTGGTGGCTGACCGGCTGGTTTCGCTGCTGAATGAGGACTTTGCGACAGGTCACCGGGAAACCGTTAACCAGACTGCGTAAGTCGATAGTAATCCCAAGCTGGGACACATGGTGACGAATCGGTGCGGAAAATGCGCACCGTGCCTAAAAAGCGCGAGGTCGCCATGGTCCACACCCAGCAGCAACTATACGAGGCCGCCGCCCAGGAAGATCGCAGCGCGCCGCGCCTGCGCATCTCCATACCCGCATCGCTCAGACCGTCTGGCTCCAAGGGTTTCCAGACGGCGGTGCGCGATCTTTCGCTGTCGGGCTTCTCCGCAACCGCGATGACCCGCGTTGCGCCCCGCACGATCTGCTGGCTGACCCTGCCCGGCATGGATACCGTCACTGCCAAAGTCGTATGGTGGGACAACGGCCTTGTCGGCTGCGCGTTCGACCACCTGCTCCACCCGATGGAGCTGGAGAGCATCCTTTCCCGCTGGAACGGCGACAACCGCAATAACCGGAACTTCTGAGCTAGCGACGACAGGCTCCTTTCGCGGGCGCCCTTGGTCGTCGCCGGTCAGCTACCGCGCGCTTCCTTCATCGCATCGGCCAGTTCGCGGTCCAGGTCCGACAGGATTTCCGCCCGCACCTGCGTATCGAGATCGCGGTTTGAAGCGATGGACGCCCGCGCACTGCGAATCGCAGTCACCGCTGCCTGCTTCGCAGCCTTGGGTTCGCCCGTGCAGATCACCACACTCGCCGAAGTGCCATTGGCCTCGCCGCGCGCCTGGCGGCGGTTGCTGTCCGCCGGGCAGTCCTCGTCCAGGATCATCTGCCGGATGACCTTCCCCGCGCCGGACGCGTCGCTGCGCACGATGCTGATGGTGCGGCGCTTGCCATCGCTCGATACCCTTTCCTCCACCTGCGGCGCGCGGGCCATTGCACCGGCGGCGCGGCGCTCGGCATCTGACGCCCGGCGGTCAGCATCAGCGGCTCGGCGAGCCTGGTCCTGCGACATGGCGTTTCTGAGCGACATTGGTGCAGGCGGCGCCGGCGGGACAGGGGCCGCGCCGGGAACAGGAGGCATAGGCGGAGACGGGGGTGCGGGAGGCACCGCGCCTGCGCCATCCGCCCACTGCGGCGCTGCGGGTGCGTCCGGTACTTCGGGAACATCGGGGGCCTGCGGAGCTTGGGGAGCCTGCGCATCGGCGCGCATTTCCGCATCGGAGGAATACGATACCGCAGGCGCTGCCGGAGCTGCCGGCACCGCCGGAACTTCAGGCACATCGGCCTCTTCCATCGCGGCGTAGCTGACCGTTGCGGTTGCCGGCACGGCGACGATCGCAAGAGCGAAGAGGCTGCGCGCCAGCACCCGCCGCGCAGGCGTCACGTCCTTGCGGGCCAGTGCTTTCAGACGATGGATGATCGGCTTCTCACCCGAAAGCGACCCGGCCATCGGCGCGGCAAGTCCGAGCCGGTCCCCTCCTGCCAGAGAGGCGATCAGGCGGCCATACCGCGCGCGTTCCTCGCGGCTGCGGCCCAGCATGACCCGCGCATCGCAGGCTGCCTCCTGATCTGAGCGCACGGCGCGCCAGCCTGCCCAACCAAGCGGATTGAACCAGTGCAGCGCGAATAGCGGCTGCATCGCGATCAGCGCCAGCAGATCGCCGCCCGCGTGATGCTCCATCTCATGCGCGATGGCGAAGTCGGACGTCTCGGAATCCTCGTCCGCAAGGAAGTCCATCGGCAGCGCCACCACCTTGTCGAACACGCCGAAGGCCAGCGGCGCGGTGATCGCCGGGCTTTCGACAATCCGCACCGCGCCGGAACGGGCGACCAGACGCGAACCCTCCAGCAGGTCACGGCGCATCCAGCGATACGTGACCGTGCGCCAGAGCAGGAAAAGCGCCGCACCGCCCAGCCAGACGGCCAGAGCCAGCGTCATCCACGGCACTTGCGCCAGCAGGCTCGGCTCGGCGGCGGCTGCAAGCTGCGCCGCAGGTATAGCGGTAGCCGCCGGCATCGCGTCAATTCCGGCAGCTTCGATGGGGATCGCGGCATGCAGGCCGGCGGCCGACGCCGTCAGCGGCTCCACCCCGAACTCGATCCGGGGCAGCAACCCGCGCGGCAGGGCCAGCGGCGGCAGCACCAGCCGGATCATCGGCAGCGCCCAAAGCGCATAAGCCGCGCCGGGTCCGAACCAGCGCGCCACCGGCCCGCGGGCGGCAAGCACCAGCGCCATCAGCGCGCCAGTGGCAATGAGCGTATCGGTCAGCCATTCGATCATGACTTCAGCTCCCTCAGCAGGGCTTCGATCTCGGTGATGTCATCTTCGGTGAGTGCTTCGCTTTGCGCAAGATGCGCAAAAAGCGGTGCCGCCCGGCCGCCGAACAGGCGGTCCACCAAGCGGCGGCTTTCAGTGCCGACATAGTCGGAGCGCGCGATGCGGGGGGTATAGAGGAAGCGCTTGCCGTCCGGCTCGGTGCCGACCGCCTGCTTCACCACGAGGCGCGACAGCAGCGTCTTGACCGTGGCAAGGCTCCAGCCGCGCGGTCCGCAGACTTCCTCGCACACTTCCTGCGCGGTGAGCGGGCTGCGCTGCCACAGCGCCTCCATCACCGCATGTTCGGCTTCGGAAATCCTCTCGGGCTGTTCGCCAGCCCCTTCGCCAGACTTGTCCGACATCCCGGCCTCCATCGTTTACACACGTAATCGACTACGTCTGTAAACATGAACGCCGGGTGAATGTCGCAGCTCAGGCTTTCTTGAGCGCGAGGCTCAGCTGGATCAGGAAAACGGCGCGCACGGTGAGGCTGATCGCGACGACCATTGCCAGAAAAGCCAGCCCCGCAACCGGGCCGGAGAACAGCAGGACAAGGCCCAGCACCACGTCCAGCACGCCCATGAACAGCCGCCAGCCACGGTCATGCAGGGCCTTGAGGGCGAACGCGATCTGGAAAGCGCCGGCGATCACCAGCCACACGCCGATCGCCCAAACCAGCGACAATGCCCCCGCCACCGGGTCGACGATCGCGAAGATGCCGGCCAGCAGCGCCAGCGCGCCAAGCAGGATTTCGGTCCAGCGCGCGCGGGTGGAAAGCGTAGTCCACCCCGCCGCGATGGCCGCCACTCCGTAGACCACCAGCACGACGCCCAGCAGCAGCCCGGTGGCGACGCCTGCAACCAGCGGATTGACCAGCACGATCAGCGCCACAAGCAGCAGCAGCACGCCGTAGCCCATGATCCAGCCCCAGGGATTGCCGGGAGCACGGTTCATCGAGCGGACCAGTGGGTCGCTCTCCACATGAGGGTCGAGCAGCGGGTCGAGCTTGGTGCGTTCCATCGGCGAAGTTCCTTTGCGGCGAATTACCCCCACAAATGCATGGAACTGCCGCCAGTTCCTGCTTGATCTCGATCAGGCAAACCCATGAAAAAGGGCGGCGCACCCTTGCCGGTGCGCCGCCCTCCTCTCGTTTTTCAGCTGCCGAAGCGGCGTATCAGTACACGCGGGCCTTGGGCTTGATGTACTGCACGTCGTCGGTGAGCGTGAATTCATGGACCGGGCGATAGTCGATCTTCACTTCGCCGCCCTTGCCGCCCCAGCCGTTGAACCAGGCTGCGGTGTGCTTCATCCAGTTGGCATCGTCGCGGTTCGGGAAATCCTCGTGCGCGTGGGCGCCGCGGCTTTCCTGGCGGTTCTGCGCGCCGTGGAGCGTGACGGTGGCCTGCGAGATCAGGTTGTCCAGTTCCATCGTCTCGACGAGGTCGGAGTTCCAGATCAGGCCGGTGTCGGTGACATGCACGTCCTGGAACTTCTCGTAGGTCTTGGCGAGCTTCTCCTTGCCTTCGACCATCAGTTCGTCGGTACGGAACACCGCCGCGTGAAGCGACATGGTGCGCTGCATCTCGGTGCGGATTTCCGCGGTCGGGGTGCCGCCCTTGGCATTGCGGAAGTGATCCAGACGCGTGAGCGCCAGGTCTGCCGAATCCTTGGGCAGTTCGGCCTGGGCCGCGCCGGGCTTGACGATGTCGCGCAGGCGGTGGCCGGTTGCGCGGCCGAACACCACGAGATCGATCAGCGAGTTCGAGCCAAGGCGGTTGGCGCCGTGGACCGAAACGCAGGCCGCTTCGCCCACAGCGAACAGGCCGGGTACGACCGTTTCGGGGTTGCCGTCGGCGCCGATGGTCATGACTTCGCCGTGGTAGTTCGTCGGAATGCCGCCCATGTTGTAGTGGACGGTCGGAACCACGGGAAGCGGCTGGCGGGTCAGGTCGACACCGGCAAAGATCTTGCCGCTCTCGGTGATGCCCGGCAGGCGTTCGCCCAGCACCTTGGGATCGATGTGATCGAGGTGCAGGTAGATGTGGTCCTTGTGCGGGCCGACGCCGCGGCCTTCACGGATTTCCAGCGCCATCGAACGCGAAACGACGTCGCGGCTGGCGAGATCCTTGGCGGACGGTGCATAGCGCTCCATGAAGCGCTCACCCTCGGAGTTGGTCAGGTAGCCGCCCTCGCCGCGTGCGCCCTCGGTGATGAGAACGCCGGCGCCGTAGATGCCGGTCGGGTGGAACTGGACGAATTCCATGTCCTGCAAAGGCAGGCCAGCGCGCAGCACCATGCCGCCGCCGTCACCCGTGCAGGTGTGGGCCGAAGTCGCGGTGAAGTACGAACGGCCGTAGCCGCCCGTCGCCAGCACCACGGCCTGCGCGCGGAAGCGGTGGAGCGTGCCATCGTCCATGCACAGCGCGATCACGCCGCGGCAGACCGGAACGCCGTCCGGGCCGGGTTCCATGATGAGGTCGATCGCGAAGTATTCGATGTAGAAGTCGGCCGCGTACTTCAGCGACTGCTGGTACAGTGCGTGCAGCATGGCGTGGCCGGTACGGTCGGCGGCGGCGCAGGTGCGCTGCACCGGCGGGCCTTCGCCCATGTTCTGCATGTGGCCGCCGAAGGGGCGCTGGTAGATCGTGCCGTCGGGATTGCGGCTGAAGGGCACGCCTGCGTGCTCCAGCTCATAAACGGCCTGCGGGGCTTCGCGCACCATGTACTCGATAGCGTCCTGGTCGCCCAGCCAGTCCGAACCCTTGACGGTGTCGAACATGTGCCAGGTCCAGTGGTCCGGCGAGTTGTTCTGCAGCGAGGCGGCAATGCCGCCCTGCGCCGCGACGGTGTGCGAGCGGGTCGGGAACACCTTGGTGATGCACGCGGTCTTCAGGCCGGCTTCCGCCGAACCCATGGTAGCGCGCAGGCCCGAACCGCCGGCACCGACGACGACCGTGTCGTAAAGGTGGTCGATGATCTTGTAAGAAGCGGCGGACATCAGGCGTGGGCTCCCAGCGCGAGGCGAACGATGCAGAACACGCCAAAGGCGATCCCGGCGCAGGTGGCGAGGTTCAGCGCCGCGATGCAGGCGAACTTGTTGGCGTGCTCGTGGACATAGTCCTCGACCAGGACCTGGAGGCCCAGGCGGGCGTGCCAGAAGGTGGTGATGACCAGCAGGATCATCGCCACGGCCGGGACCGGGCGCGCGATCCATTCGACCATGGTGGCGTAGCTGTAATCCGGCAGCAGCACCAGCGAGACCGCCAGGAACAGCACGGTCAGCAGATTGCCGATCGAGGTGAAGCGCTGAAGCAGCCAGTGATGGACGACGCCGCCGCGGGCCGCGCCTAGGCCGCGTACGCGGCCGATGGAAGTTCCGTTACCCATGTTTCCCTTACCTCAGCGAAGCAGCAGGAGCGCCCAGAAGGCGGCGGTGAGTACGACGCCCAGGATCGGGCAGATGATCGACCACATGCGGTTGGTGCGCAGCTCGAAACCGGCGCCAACGTCCAGTGCGAAGTGGCGAAGGCCGCTGCACATATGGCTGAAGAACGCCCAGGAGATGCCCACCAGCACGATCATGCCGATCCATGTCGACATCGCCCACTGGAAGGTCGCGTAGGACGCCGGCCCTCCGGCGAGTGCGCCCAGCCACCACAGCAGCACGCCGAGGCCGGCAAATGCCATGCCGTCGCCGGTGACGCGGTGGAGGATCGACACGAACATGTGCGGGCCCCACTTCCAGATCTGGAGGTGCGGCGAAAGCGGACGGTTTTTGGTCCCGGCGTTTGCCATGGCTCTCACGAATCCCTTGCCTGCGGCAGCGCAACAAGCTGCCCTCGACCATGCCCCTTAGACAAAATGCGCCATGGTGCAAGTTCCCAAGGCCATGATTGTCCTCGCGTACTGGCCTATCGCATAGGTGCAGCCTAAAGCAGCGCACATGAGTCGCACCTTCAAGGCAATCATGCTGGCCGCCGCGCTGGCACTTCCTTCCGCAACGGCCGGTGCGTCAGACGCCCCGCCGACCGCCCGTTCGCAGGCTGCGGCGGACAAGACGCCGGCAGCGCTAGCCGCCGCCTGCGCGGGCCATGACGAATGGGCCGACCCTGCTCCGCCCGCGCGAATTTTCGGCAATACCTGGTATGTCGGCACCTGCGGAATCTCGGCGCTTCTGGTTACTGGTCCCGGCGGCCACATCTTGGTCGACGGCGGCGTCGCCAAGGCCGCGCCGCTGGTGCTGGCGAACATCCGCAGGGCCGGGTTCGATCCCAAGGCGGTGCGCTGGATCGTCGCCACTCATGAGCATTTCGACCACGTCGGCGCCCTTGCCGCACTGCAGCGCGCGACGGGCGCGAAAATCGCCGCGCTGGCGGTGCAGAAGACCGCGCTCGAAACCGGCAAGCCCAGCGCGCAGGATCCGCAGTCCGACGGGCTCGATCCGATCGCGCCGGTGAAAGTCGACCGCGTGCTGACGGACGGAGCCACCGTCGTGGTTGGCTCCCTCGTCCTTACCGCCCACGCGACGCCGGTCCACGCACCGGGTTCCACAAGCTGGACCTGGCGCTCCTGCGCGTCTGCCGGCGACTGCCGCCGGATCGCCTACGCCGACAGCACCTCGACAATCTCGTCCGACGGCTACCGCTTCACCGACCATCCGGACCGAATCGCGGCGATCCGCAAGAGCCTGCCGAAAATCGCCGCCCTGCCCTGCGACATCCTGCTCACCCCGCACCCCTCGCAAAGCGCGATGATGGAGCGTTTCGCCGGTACGAAGCCGCTCGCCGATGCAAGCGCCTGCCGCAACTACGTGGCCGCAGCCGAAGACCGGTTCGCAGCGCGACTTCTCAAAGAAGCGAAAGAAGCCCGATGAGCTGGAAAGTCACCGCCTTTGCCCCGCGTCTCGTCGTCGAGGGCGCCCTCGTTGCGCATGAGGATGCATGGGACTGGGACCATGAGATCGTCCTCTCTGGCCGCGAGATCGCCGAGGACCAGCCCGAGGAATGGCAGCTCGAAGCCTGGCTCGACCACAAGCCGACCCGCGCCGACAAGTCCGCGATCGCGGCGCTCTTCGCGCAGGACGCGCCCAAGCTGATAGTCGAGGAATTGCCCGATACTGACTGGCTGGTCGCCAGCCAGGAAGGGCTCGAGCCGATCCGCGCGGGCCGCTTCCATGTCCACACCCCGGACCATCCGGCCACGCAAGAGCCGGGCGTGTTCGACTTCGTAATTCCCGCCAGCCAGGCGTTCGGCACCGGCCAGCACGCAACGACCGCCGGCTGCCTCGCCATGCTCACGCATATGAAGGCGCAGGGCCTGGTGATCCGCAACTGCGCCGACATCGGCACCGGCACCGGCCTGCTGGCCTTCGCGGCGCTCTCGCTCTGGCCGCGCACGCTGGCGACGGCGAGCGACATCGATGCGGTCTGCGTCGGCGTGGTGGATGACAACGCGGCGGCGAACGGCATGACCATGGGCGCAGGCCGGGGCCAGTTGGTGATGACGGTGGCGGACGGCATGGAGCATCCCGTGCTCGATGCGCGCGGCCCCTACGATCTTATTCTCGCAAACATCCTCGCCGGGCCGCTGGTGTCGCTGGCGCCGGACTTCGGCAAGGCGCTGGTTCCGGGCGGACACCTGCTGCTGGCCGGCCTGCTGGAAACGCAGGAAGCCGCCGTGCGCGCCGCATGCCGCCGGGCCGGGCTGCGCCTCGCCGCGCGCATGGTCAACGGCGACTGGTCGATCCTGTGGATGCGCAAGCGGCAGGGCTGATACGCCCGCCGCTCAACCTGCTCCCTCAGTAGAGGTAGAGCTCCACGCCCTGCACGATGCTGCAGCGCTGGCGCATGGCGCTTTGCGCATCGCGTGAGATGGGCCGGTCGAACGCGAAACCGACGCGGTCGCTCACTACCCAGCGCACGGTTCCGCGAATCGGAGGATGGCCGTCGAGGGCGAAGCTGAAGCGCTGCCCCTCGGCGATATCGTCCTGCACGACTTCGAACTGGCACCCCTCGGAGGAGATGTGCCGCGCCACCGCAGATGCGTAGGCTGAATGCTTGCGACGTGTAGACACTCCCACCTCATCTGAATTGGCTAATTCTCTCATACGCAAAAGTAATTAACGCAGATGAAGTATGTGTAAACGCCGCATCAACCTTCGATCGGAATTTTTGCATAGTCATCCCCGTAATTTACGGGATTTAACGTAAACGCGCGTTAACTATTATCAGTGGTCACTAATTAACGAATTGGGGCAAAAAT
The DNA window shown above is from Novosphingobium sp. P6W and carries:
- the bla gene encoding subclass B3 metallo-beta-lactamase; amino-acid sequence: MSRTFKAIMLAAALALPSATAGASDAPPTARSQAAADKTPAALAAACAGHDEWADPAPPARIFGNTWYVGTCGISALLVTGPGGHILVDGGVAKAAPLVLANIRRAGFDPKAVRWIVATHEHFDHVGALAALQRATGAKIAALAVQKTALETGKPSAQDPQSDGLDPIAPVKVDRVLTDGATVVVGSLVLTAHATPVHAPGSTSWTWRSCASAGDCRRIAYADSTSTISSDGYRFTDHPDRIAAIRKSLPKIAALPCDILLTPHPSQSAMMERFAGTKPLADASACRNYVAAAEDRFAARLLKEAKEAR
- a CDS encoding 50S ribosomal protein L11 methyltransferase; the protein is MSWKVTAFAPRLVVEGALVAHEDAWDWDHEIVLSGREIAEDQPEEWQLEAWLDHKPTRADKSAIAALFAQDAPKLIVEELPDTDWLVASQEGLEPIRAGRFHVHTPDHPATQEPGVFDFVIPASQAFGTGQHATTAGCLAMLTHMKAQGLVIRNCADIGTGTGLLAFAALSLWPRTLATASDIDAVCVGVVDDNAAANGMTMGAGRGQLVMTVADGMEHPVLDARGPYDLILANILAGPLVSLAPDFGKALVPGGHLLLAGLLETQEAAVRAACRRAGLRLAARMVNGDWSILWMRKRQG
- a CDS encoding PilZ domain-containing protein, which translates into the protein MSTRRKHSAYASAVARHISSEGCQFEVVQDDIAEGQRFSFALDGHPPIRGTVRWVVSDRVGFAFDRPISRDAQSAMRQRCSIVQGVELYLY